From Cannabis sativa cultivar Pink pepper isolate KNU-18-1 chromosome 8, ASM2916894v1, whole genome shotgun sequence, a single genomic window includes:
- the LOC115700940 gene encoding nudix hydrolase 16, mitochondrial — MAELVARTGRQLQRYKDGCRLIAGCIPFRYRNCVENGNKVVEVLMINSTSGPNLVFPKGGWENDETVEQAAVREAVEEAGVRGDLLHFLGYYSFKSKTLQDEFCPEGLCKAAMFALLVKEELQFWPEQSTRQRSWLTIPEAMERCRHQWMRMALEEGFLKWHEDTSKGENNLISSDLSLEQD; from the exons ATGGCGGAGTTGGTCGCTCGTACTGGTCGTCAATTGCAGCGATACAAAGACGGTTGCCGTCTCATCGCCGG GTGTATTCCTTTCAGGTATAGAAACTGTGTTGAAAATGGTAACAAGGTTGTGGAGGTACTAATGATCAACTCAACTAGTGGACCTAATCTTGTGTTTCCGAAG ggtggctgggaaaacgaTGAAACAGTTGAGCAAGCCGCAGTTCGTGAAGCCGTGGAAGAAGCTGGAGTTAGAGGGGATTTATTG CACTTTTTGGGTTACTACAGTTTCAAGAGCAAAACCCTGCAAGATGAGTTTTGCCCTGAAGGTTTGTGCAAAGCTGCCATGTTTGCTTTGCTTGTAAAGGAGGAGCTCCAGTTTTGGCCAGAGCAAAGTACTCGCCAAAGAAGCTGGCTGACCATTCCGGAAGCCATGGAGCGATGCCGGCATCAGTGGATGAGAATGGCCCTTGAGGAAGGCTTCTTGAAATGGCATGAAGATACTTCGAAAGGAGAAAATAATCTGATTTCATCGGATTTATCCCTGGAGCAGGACTGA